The Zingiber officinale cultivar Zhangliang chromosome 9A, Zo_v1.1, whole genome shotgun sequence genome window below encodes:
- the LOC122020933 gene encoding uncharacterized protein LOC122020933, whose translation MHTTNKPPPPMPIHAVLHPPIRLPPPSLSPPTATAMAYASKRGNLVMMRQLRRQYWSCKAIRRRVRYEEGEEEGEEEAYGQNAEIPMLEAYSAAFRDVALLVRAGVDDEEELVLIFKGFSSSLSSRTSSDPSKSVLPGRAVIHSIDVVKGPFNPSNIEYLERGLTWEDFKTRLQPNKS comes from the exons ATGCATACCACGAACAAGCCTCCTCCTCCCATGCCCATCCACGCTGTCCTCCACCCTCCCATACGCCTCCCTCCCCCCTCCCTCTCGCCGCCAACGGCGACAGCGATGGCGTACGCTTCCAAACGTGGgaatctagtgatgatgaggcaGTTACGCAGGCAGTACTGGAGCTGCAAAGCGATCAGGAGACGAGTGAGGtacgaagaaggagaggaagaaggagaagaagaggcgtACGGGCAGAATGCGGAGATTCCGATGTTGGAAGCCTACAGTGCCGCGTTCAGGGACGTTGCTCTTTTGGTGCGGGCCGGCGTCGATGATGAAGAAGAGTTGGTGCTCATCTTTAAG GGTTTCTCTTCGAGTTTGAGCTCAAGGACCTCATCGGATCCCTCCAAGAGCGTTCTTCCTGGGCGGGCTGTGATCCATTCCATTGATGTCGTCAAAGGCCCGTTTAACCCATCCAACATCGAGTATTTAGAGAGGGGTTTGACGTGGGAAGACTTCAAGACTCGGCTCCAACCCAACAAATCATGA